GACGTGATGGCGATGTGGAGGTGAAAGGAGTGGAGGGGTAGAGGGAACCTACAGGGGATCGTAACCACGAAGGACATGAAGAACTAACCACGAAGGACACGAAGAGCACGAAGATATCCCGGGTAAACTTCGTGATCTTCGTGTCCTTCGTGGTTTCAGTCCCGCTGACGGGGCTTCTCCTTTACCCCGTTTCTTGCCGCCCTCCTACGTGCCTGGCGCTTCCGCGACGAGGTGCACCAAGACGTGGGCGTCTCCCCTGCGGATCCACACACGGACAAAATCACCGCCCTTGAGCAGCTCGACTTTCGAGCCATTCGCTCGCGGCTGTCCGCTTTGCGCCACCTTGTCGATCTCGCTGTCGGGGATGACGCTGGCCATTTCACGACCGACCGGCTGGCCGCCCTTCAAGAACTCCACCCATCGCTCGTACTCGGGCGTGGCACCCTTACCCTCGGTGGCGCTCGCCGTGTCTGGGGTGAGCCGCACTTCGTAGCTCCCAGCAGGCAGCGGTTCGCCGTTGGCTTGGACCGATTGCGGGATTCGGACGCTTCCGAGCTCTACCTCGCCGGATGGTAGAGCAGAGACGTCTGCGGCCTCCGTGTCCGGTTGCATCTGTGGCTCGGTTTCGGGTGCGCCTGGCGTGGCTGGTTCCTGTGGCATGGCGGGCTCAGCCGGCTGCTCTGGCGGCGCGGACTCCGGCAGCGGTGGCTGCGTCGGTTCTGGCTGCGCGGGCTCTGTCGGCGCGGGCTCTGCTGGCGGCGCGGGCTCTTGCAGTGGCGTGGCAACCAACTCTGCCACGAAGGGAGCCCCACCGAGGGCGACAGCCCCACTCAGCAGTCCGACGAGAATCGTCCGCTTCATTAGTTGCCTCCTGCGTTCAGTGATGCGTTGACTTATAGCGCGGCGTCCCCATACTCTGGCACCCTGGCCGCACCTCACGGGTCATTATAAAGGAAAAACGCCGTGTTCTCTCTCAACAGCCGGGGTAGCTATTTCAGGATGGTGATATCGCCGCTGAACGTCGTGAGGTCCACCGACGCCGCACCGTCGCCGACGACACCCTGGACGTTGCGGCGGCCGCGTCCGCCGGCAAGGTTCTGCATGGTGACCGGCAGATCCGAGCGAACCGAGCCGCTGAACGATCCGGCGGTCAGCTCGAAGCCGGTCTGGTCGCTCGGTTGGAAGCGGACGTCGCCCGAGTGGGAGTTGATCGTGTAACGCCCGGTTGGGCTGAGCGGGCCCGAGAACTCGACGTCGCCAGAGAGCGACGTGACCTCCAGCCGCGTGGTGGAGACCTCACCCAGGCGCACGTCGCCACTGACCGAGGTGACCTTCAGCCCGCCAGCCTTGATGTCGCCGAGCGTGACGCTGCCGCTGGTCGTCTTGATATTCGCGTTGCCGGTCGCCGTCGTGGAGGAGATGCGCACATCGCCTGAGAGTGTTTCCGCTGCATCGAGCTGGGTGAGCCCAGACGCCACGATGTCGCCCGACACGGCGCGCAAGGTCGCGCGGCCGTGCACGTTTGTCGCCTCGACGTCCCCGGAGACGGTGTGCACGTCGAGCACCATGCTCGCTGGCACGCGCAACGTGTAGTCGACCTCCCCGCGTGAGCCATTGCCTCGCCGCGCGCGTGTTCTCACCTCGACCCGGGCGGCGCGCTGCACAATCTCCACGTCGATAGCCGCGCCGCGCCGGCCGTTCTTGCGAGCGTCGATGTGCAGCTTGTTTCCCTCGGTTCCGGTAATCGTGATGTCGCCGGCGATGTTGTGGAGCTCGAGCACGTCACCATCGTTCACGCGGAGCGTCCGGACGATGCGATCGTCGCTGTCCGCCCGTTGCTCCTGTGGGCGTGGCGCCGGATCCGCGCTGAGCGGCGGCGCAGCCAGGAGCCCTGCAGCGGGGATGGCGAGCGCCAGAATGAGCCAGCGAACGAGCGCACCAATGATCATATGCACGCTATCCTTCGTTGAGGCCTGCCGGCATCGCCGACCGATCGAGGCGCACCTCCCGCATCAGCGCCACGGTGTCCTGGAGGAGCGTGACCTTGCGTCGGAACGCGTCGAGCAGGCTGGCCTGGGCAACGAGGTTGTCCGGCTGGTCGCGGACGGCTCGCCGGCTATCGTCGATCGCTTGATCGACGAGCGCCAGGTTCGTCTTGAGCGTGGCCATCACGTCCGGATCCAGCTCGGTACCGCTCGCGCGCGCCGCCTCTTCCAGCCCGGCGATTGCTTTCTCGTAATGCTCGGCGGCTAGCGCGATCTCCGATTCGACTGTCGCGACGAGATCTTGCGCGCGCCTATCTCCCGCTTCCGTCCGGGTCGCACGAAGTGGCTCCGCCTGTTCCCTCGACACCCAGAGCGACCAAAGGCCGGCGCTGATGGCGACAACGAGCAGGGCGGCTGCCGCGGCCATCCGGCCCCACGCGGGGAGCAGTCGGCCCTTCGACTCACTTGTCGGCCTGCCATGAGCGAGCCCGACGGCTCGCCGAAGGCGGGCCGTCGGGCGAGTCGAATGGAAAGGGTCCGCGCGCTCTGCCTCGAGGGCAGCTCGAAGGCGCGGCCAGACGTGAGGTGGCGGCGGGACCGGTGGAAGGGTCGACGCCGCCTGTCGGATCTCTCGGAGATCTCCGACAAGCGATCGGCAGCGTGGACAGCTCGCGACGTGCTGCTCCACCTGCGCGGCCAACGCGCGGTCGAGCGCGTCGTCCACCAGATCGACCAGCAGGTCATCCACCGCGCTGCAGCTCAGCTCATGCCCCATCATGGCGTCTCACCTGGTTGGCTAGCGCGGCCGGCGCGATCAGTCGTTGGCGCCGAGGCGCCGACCAGCTTCGCGCGAATCTTCATTCGCGCTTTGTGTACCTGCGACTTCGACGTGCCAACCGCGATGCCGAGCATTGATGCAATCTCATGGTGCTCGAACCCCTCGACGTCGTGCAGAACGAAACAGCTTCGCGAGGCGGGCGGCAACTGGCGAATCGCTCGCTCTAGATCGAATCGAGTTGGCACCATGGCCGGATCTCTGGCACCGATCCGCGGCGCTTCAGCGCGATCGAGCGAGTCGGTCCGCAGGTCGTTGCGCGCGCTCCGACTCCGCAGGTGGTCGAGACAGGCGTTGACGGCGAGCCGATACAACCAGGTGCCGAGCGACGAGGCGCCTTTGAAGCTGGCAAGCTTGCGATACGCCGTGAGGAAGACCTCCTGGAGCAGGTCTTCCGCGTCCGCCGCATTGCCGAGCATCCGCAGCGTTAGTGAATAGAGGCGCCCCGAATGCTGGTGATACAGCTCCTCGAACGCGGAGATGTCGCCTGCGACGCAGCGCGACACGAGACTGGCGTCATCTCCGCGATCTCGATCCGACATCTTAGACGAGGACCTCTGCCCGAGGGGTTGCCGCGTTCTTTGCTGGATACGAGCCCGCCGGCCGGCTGGTTCAAAAGGAACCGGGTACCTTTTCGCGCCCGAAAAGGTACCCGGTTCCTTTTTACGGGTCTTCAGCAGAATCTGTGGGTCGCTTCGGGCTCCGGGAGCTGACCCAACGTATGGTACAGGGCGATTTCCAAGCACCGATACGAACGAAAGCCGTACGCCTTTCTGCTAGTCAGTTTCGCTTTGTTGTTGAAGCCCTCGACGATGGCCGCCGAAATCTCCCCGCGCGCCCGAAACCAGTTGAGGAGCAGCGGTCGATGCCGACGGAGCATCCGGGCGACCTTCTTCATCGGCTCGATCCGCGAGCGCATCACCTGCACGCACCACTCATCGAGGAACGCCCCCGCCCAGTCGAGCGATCGGTAGTGCCAGAAGTCGTCAAACCATTCGCGCAGCAGCATGGCACGGACGGCGCGCAGGTTGTGCTGCACGAGCTCGCGCAAGCGGGCGCGCTGATCGCGCGTCTGGTTCTCTCGGCGTTTCAGGAGCAGCCAGCGCGCTTTTGTGAGGAGCGGTTGTCGCCCGCGCTGTCGGAGCGAGCGGACTTCCGCGCGACGGACCTGGTCGATCGCGTCGCTCATGTGCTTGGCGATGTGGAAGCGGTCGAGGATGTGGAGCGCGTGACCGGCCTTCTTGGCGACGACCTTGAGGTACGCCTTCCACATGTCACTGCAGATAAAGGTGAGCGCCGCCGTGCGCTCCTTCCCGAACCAGCGGAAGAACTGCAGCAGTGTCTTGGCGCGTCGGTGCTGCCCGATCCACAGCAGCCGCTTCTGCGTCGGATCGATCTGATAGACGAGGGTCAGGAAGTTGCCGCCGTGCTGCCAGTGGACCTCATCGATCCCGATCGCCCGAATTCCGGTGAGATCCACGTGATCACGCCCCCAGGCGACGGCCATGGCGACCGATCGAAACACTTGGTCCCAGCTGGTGCGGAAGACGCGCGCGACCTCCTGCCAACTGAGGCGCTTCGCCCACGTCGCCAGAAACCACTGGTACGTCGTCGTGAGCTGGTGCTTGCCGTCGGCCCACGGCACCTGCTCGACGGTGACCCCACAGCGGGCGCAGTCGATGCGCCGCATCATGTAGAGGAAGAACACGCGCAGGCCCCAGAGCGGGATGAACTCGAAGCGGCGCGGCGCAAGGCGGTCGTAGACGCCGCCGCTACGCTGCCCGCAGCCGCTGCACTGTGGCCGGTTGCGGCGATGCGGCGCGATCTCAATCGTCAACGCGAGCCCGCCGATCTGCTCCTCAAGCTGGATCGCGCCGTACACGAACCCTCGCTGTTTCTGAATCCGATTCAGGATAGTCTTGATCTGCATCCCGCCGTTCGTCTCCGAGGTCCTGGTGAGTGTAGGAACCACCATTCTCTCCGAGGCGACGCGGGATGCATCATTCGCGGCGCCGCGCGCGTGGAAGCTGCCAGACCTGTGGACGCCGAGAACGCGCCCACAGGTCTTTGCAAAACCGCAGGCGGTTTCGCACAGCTCCCACACGCCTCATCGTCATCTCCCTTCAGAAGCACGAAGAACACGTGAACCCCTCAGAATCATTGGTCACCGACCCACAGATTCTGCGGAGGAGGCCTTTTTACTTATGCGTCCCAGCGAATATCATCGAACTGGCGAATGCGGCTGCCGATGACTCGAACCCCTTCAGCGCGTAGCAGCTCTCGCTTCAAAGAGATGCTCCCGCCGTAACCGCCGAGCTGCCCGCCGGAGGCGACCACACGATGGCAAGGGACGCGCGGATCCGAGCATCCTGCCATGATGTTGCCGACCGCCCGCGCGGCTCTGGGCCTGCCGGCAGCCCCCGCCACGTCGCCGTACGTGCTCACACGGCCAGCTGGGATGCTCGTCACTACTCGCAGCACACGTGCGCGGAACCTCGCTGAGGCAACGGGAGCCGCCCCTCGACTCTGCTCGGGGCGAGCCTTCGGTTTAGGCCGAAGCTGCTGGGAATGGCCCACGTCGTTGTCCGAAAACGTCGAGGAACGAAACGGCCGCCTCGGCGAGGCGGCCCTACCTAAGGGCCTGTCAGGGAATAAGTGCACCATTCCGGCTGCCGATGCATCCCGTCTGGCAGCGTTGCTCGTCGCTTACATACTCCCGGTATGCGCACTCCTCGCGCCTTGCCAGACGGGCGCCTCGACACCCAGAACGGCACACTTATTCCCTGACAGGCCCTAAAATGTCGCGCTCAGTTTCACCCGAAAGAGAAACCCGCCGAGGTTGGTCTCACCGAACACCTCAGATACCGAGCTCTCCGATTCTCCTAGCGCGTCCGGTACCCACCGATAGCGGGCCTCTGCCGCCACGCCGAGCACGCGCCAGATCGGAACCTCCACCCCGCCAAGCAGGTGGTAGCTCGTAAACCGCTCGTCGACATCTTCGTCACCGGCGGCAAAGTCGGAGGTCTCCTTGTACGCCAGCCAGCCGACACCGCCGCCGACGTACGGCACGAACGGCAAGCGGCGGCGGGCGGAGCGCCGACCTGCCTGCTCCTGACTCGAGGAGCCCGCGGAGCGCGGTTGCGGTGGCGACTCGCCTCCAGCAAGACGATAGCCGGCTGTGAGGTCGATTGGCGTCATCGACACCGTCAAGGGAATGCCGAGACCGAAGACGGCCCCATCGTCGACAAAGACACGCTCACCATCTTTTTCCATGTGCGAGACGTCGACCTCGACGAAGAAGCCGCGCGGCAGGAGAACGCCACCGCTTGCCCCGTATTCGACGGCGTTCGCGCTTCCTACCGTCGCGTCGAACGTTTGCGACGCAGCAAGCGCGAGCCAACTGACGTGACCCGAAGCACGTACGCGCACCGCCCTCCTTCCCGCAGGCCGCGGACGGGCTGTTTGCTGACGTTGTGTTTCCGCGGAAAGAGCCTCGAATGGAACGACTCGCTCGCGTATCTCCGGTAAGACGATCTCGGTTCTCTTGCGTGTATCCGGGGTCTGCGCCGCGGCATCGCGGACGTCTGTGAAGGTCATGCCTGCGATCAACAGCCCACACGTGATCGACGTCATCGTGGTCATGCGCTCGCTCACCGTGCGCTCCCTCATTGCAGGATCCCGAGGCCGCGCAGCGTCGCGCGGGGATTGATGAGCCCGTGGCCGTACTCGTCGTCACGACCATCGTTCCCTCTGTCCGTGGCAAACCTCGTGATGGCCGCTTCGATCGCGGCGGGACTCGTGATGCCCTGCTGCATGAGGAGAGCTGCCAATCCTGAGACGTGCGCCGTTGCCATCGACGTGCCTTCGCTGTACAGGTAGACGAACATATCGAACCGCGGCGCTCCGTACTCAGAGGGCGGGAACGGGAACACCAGGGCACGCACGGGGTCGTAGGTTTGCTGCAAGATCATGCCCCGCACGCCGCCTTCGTCGAAATCACCACCGGGCGCCGCAATCTCGACATACGGCTTGATCGCGGAATACGCCGCCCGATTGAGGTTGCGGTCCACTGCCGACACGGCCATTACCCCGTCGATGCGCGACGCGATTTCCGCGAACGGGGCATCCGGATTCCC
The Luteitalea sp. genome window above contains:
- a CDS encoding sigma-70 family RNA polymerase sigma factor produces the protein MSDRDRGDDASLVSRCVAGDISAFEELYHQHSGRLYSLTLRMLGNAADAEDLLQEVFLTAYRKLASFKGASSLGTWLYRLAVNACLDHLRSRSARNDLRTDSLDRAEAPRIGARDPAMVPTRFDLERAIRQLPPASRSCFVLHDVEGFEHHEIASMLGIAVGTSKSQVHKARMKIRAKLVGASAPTTDRAGRASQPGETP
- a CDS encoding methylated-DNA--[protein]-cysteine S-methyltransferase; this encodes MVHLFPDRPLGRAASPRRPFRSSTFSDNDVGHSQQLRPKPKARPEQSRGAAPVASARFRARVLRVVTSIPAGRVSTYGDVAGAAGRPRAARAVGNIMAGCSDPRVPCHRVVASGGQLGGYGGSISLKRELLRAEGVRVIGSRIRQFDDIRWDA
- a CDS encoding ISL3 family transposase — its product is MQIKTILNRIQKQRGFVYGAIQLEEQIGGLALTIEIAPHRRNRPQCSGCGQRSGGVYDRLAPRRFEFIPLWGLRVFFLYMMRRIDCARCGVTVEQVPWADGKHQLTTTYQWFLATWAKRLSWQEVARVFRTSWDQVFRSVAMAVAWGRDHVDLTGIRAIGIDEVHWQHGGNFLTLVYQIDPTQKRLLWIGQHRRAKTLLQFFRWFGKERTAALTFICSDMWKAYLKVVAKKAGHALHILDRFHIAKHMSDAIDQVRRAEVRSLRQRGRQPLLTKARWLLLKRRENQTRDQRARLRELVQHNLRAVRAMLLREWFDDFWHYRSLDWAGAFLDEWCVQVMRSRIEPMKKVARMLRRHRPLLLNWFRARGEISAAIVEGFNNKAKLTSRKAYGFRSYRCLEIALYHTLGQLPEPEATHRFC
- a CDS encoding DUF4097 family beta strand repeat protein, with translation MIIGALVRWLILALAIPAAGLLAAPPLSADPAPRPQEQRADSDDRIVRTLRVNDGDVLELHNIAGDITITGTEGNKLHIDARKNGRRGAAIDVEIVQRAARVEVRTRARRGNGSRGEVDYTLRVPASMVLDVHTVSGDVEATNVHGRATLRAVSGDIVASGLTQLDAAETLSGDVRISSTTATGNANIKTTSGSVTLGDIKAGGLKVTSVSGDVRLGEVSTTRLEVTSLSGDVEFSGPLSPTGRYTINSHSGDVRFQPSDQTGFELTAGSFSGSVRSDLPVTMQNLAGGRGRRNVQGVVGDGAASVDLTTFSGDITILK